One region of Candidatus Thiopontia autotrophica genomic DNA includes:
- a CDS encoding 4-hydroxy-tetrahydrodipicolinate synthase — MFQGSMVALVTPMHPDGGLDWEALDQLVEFHVKNGTDAIVAMGTTGESATLNESEHCEVIKRVIRISNGRVPVIAGTGANSTQEAIDLTRCAKEQGANAALLVTPYYNKPTQEGLYLHYKAVAEAVDIPQILYNVPGRTACDMLPETIGRLSKVPNIIGVKEATGDLERIEPIHSLSEDGFEIYSGDDSTCTDFILQGGHGTISVTANVAPRQMHEMCVAAMAGDSEKAHAINEPLKLLHRDLFLEANPIPVKWALYEMGMIAEGIRLPLTPLSEMYRSAIKDAIGAAEVNQEK; from the coding sequence ATGTTTCAAGGAAGTATGGTTGCGCTGGTTACACCGATGCACCCTGATGGTGGATTGGATTGGGAGGCACTGGATCAGCTGGTTGAGTTTCATGTCAAGAATGGAACAGATGCCATTGTTGCTATGGGCACAACCGGGGAGTCAGCTACTCTGAATGAGAGTGAGCATTGTGAGGTGATTAAGCGAGTTATCCGGATATCGAATGGTCGTGTGCCAGTTATCGCAGGTACTGGAGCCAACTCAACCCAAGAGGCCATCGATCTGACCAGGTGCGCAAAAGAGCAGGGTGCCAATGCCGCTCTTCTGGTGACACCTTACTACAACAAGCCGACCCAGGAAGGGCTCTATCTGCACTATAAGGCAGTTGCCGAGGCAGTTGATATTCCACAGATTCTCTACAATGTGCCTGGGCGTACAGCCTGTGACATGCTTCCGGAGACTATTGGCAGGCTTTCAAAAGTTCCAAATATTATTGGGGTAAAGGAGGCAACCGGTGATCTTGAAAGGATTGAGCCGATTCATTCTCTTAGTGAGGATGGGTTCGAGATCTATAGTGGAGACGATTCTACCTGTACCGATTTCATCCTCCAGGGTGGTCATGGAACCATCTCGGTAACTGCCAATGTGGCACCACGACAGATGCATGAGATGTGTGTGGCGGCAATGGCTGGAGATAGTGAAAAGGCGCACGCAATAAATGAGCCCCTGAAACTTCTTCATCGCGATCTTTTCCTCGAGGCAAATCCAATTCCGGTAAAGTGGGCTCTATATGAGATGGGGATGATTGCAGAGGGTATACGTCTGCCTTTGACTCCACTATCAGAGATGTATCGATCTGCTATCAAGGATGCAATAGGTGCTGCCGAAGTGAATCAAGAAAAGTAA
- a CDS encoding glycine cleavage system protein R: protein MEKKSPTNPSQTVTDNLVITAIGKDRPGIINELSRIVLEQKGNVVDSRMTVLGGEFAILLLVSGKWDTIARLEATLPKFQEKLELTILTKRTSDRPIKHEHLPYHVEVISIDHPGIVYKVADFFSSRQINVEEMNTSSHHAPHTGTPMFVLNMVLGVPRKESITQLRENFLDFCDSQNLDGMLEPIK from the coding sequence ATGGAAAAGAAATCACCCACCAATCCCTCACAAACAGTGACTGATAACCTTGTTATCACTGCAATCGGCAAAGATCGCCCAGGAATCATCAATGAGCTCTCCAGAATTGTACTGGAACAGAAGGGCAATGTTGTTGACAGCAGAATGACGGTGCTTGGCGGTGAGTTTGCCATCCTGTTACTGGTCTCCGGGAAATGGGACACTATTGCGCGCCTGGAGGCCACACTGCCAAAATTCCAGGAAAAACTTGAACTCACAATTCTTACCAAGCGAACATCTGATCGCCCCATCAAACATGAACACCTCCCTTACCACGTTGAGGTTATCTCGATTGATCATCCAGGAATCGTCTACAAAGTGGCTGACTTCTTCTCCTCACGGCAGATAAATGTAGAGGAGATGAACACCAGTAGCCACCATGCGCCCCATACAGGAACACCAATGTTTGTATTAAATATGGTTTTGGGAGTCCCAAGAAAAGAGTCAATAACCCAGCTGAGGGAAAACTTTCTCGACTTCTGTGACTCACAAAATCTTGATGGCATGCTCGAGCCTATCAAGTAA
- a CDS encoding AI-2E family transporter: protein MNNIFSSWFQRQLSNPQLVILLILLATVFAVVILFGQILGPVLVAIVLAYLMDTPIEQLQHRGTNKSLSIWLIYLFFIAFMVFLVVVMLPLLSSQITQFLSAVPAMVQTGRDMLSQLPESYPTLVSVEQVTEIANAASRSMTEFAQQALAKSLGYIPGIITMLIYLVLIPLLVFFMLKDKKELFSWVTAFLPNDRSLAERVWSEVDLQIGNYIRGKFWEMLIVGGATYIAFVVVNLQYSLLLGVLVGLSVLVPFVGATVVTIPVAAVAFYQFGWGGEFGTIMLVYGVIQALDGNVLVPLLFSEVVNLHPVAIIVAVLFFGGVWGFWGVFFAIPLATLVKAVISAWPTLEEKAVQ from the coding sequence ATGAATAATATCTTTTCAAGCTGGTTTCAGCGTCAACTCTCCAACCCACAGTTGGTTATTCTGCTAATTCTGTTAGCTACTGTTTTTGCGGTAGTAATTCTATTTGGACAGATATTGGGCCCCGTTCTGGTGGCCATTGTTCTGGCTTATCTGATGGACACGCCAATTGAACAGCTACAGCATCGTGGGACAAATAAATCACTTTCTATTTGGCTGATTTATCTGTTCTTTATTGCCTTTATGGTTTTTCTGGTGGTTGTCATGTTGCCACTGCTGTCCAGCCAGATAACACAATTTCTTTCTGCTGTACCGGCAATGGTGCAGACAGGCAGAGATATGCTCTCCCAGCTGCCTGAGAGTTATCCGACACTTGTAAGTGTTGAGCAGGTGACCGAGATTGCCAATGCTGCCAGCCGTTCCATGACAGAGTTTGCACAGCAGGCGCTTGCGAAAAGTCTTGGATATATCCCGGGAATCATAACCATGCTGATCTATCTGGTACTGATTCCGCTGTTGGTTTTCTTTATGCTCAAGGATAAAAAAGAACTTTTTTCATGGGTAACTGCATTTCTGCCGAATGATCGCTCATTGGCAGAGCGGGTCTGGAGTGAGGTGGATCTGCAGATTGGCAATTATATACGAGGTAAATTCTGGGAGATGTTGATTGTAGGAGGTGCAACCTATATCGCGTTTGTTGTGGTGAACCTTCAGTACTCCCTGCTGCTTGGTGTTCTGGTTGGCCTCTCGGTACTGGTGCCATTTGTTGGAGCAACAGTTGTCACCATCCCGGTGGCTGCAGTGGCCTTCTACCAGTTTGGGTGGGGTGGAGAGTTCGGAACCATAATGCTGGTTTACGGGGTTATCCAGGCTCTGGATGGGAATGTGCTGGTACCGCTGCTGTTCTCTGAGGTGGTTAATCTGCATCCGGTAGCAATTATTGTTGCAGTACTCTTTTTTGGGGGAGTCTGGGGGTTCTGGGGGGTATTTTTTGCTATTCCTCTGGCGACCCTGGTTAAAGCGGTTATTTCAGCGTGGCCGACTCTGGAGGAGAAGGCTGTCCAGTAA
- a CDS encoding LysR family transcriptional regulator: protein MADRRLQVFHTVARMLSFTKAAESLHMTQPAVTFQVRQLEDYFNTRLFDRTHNRITLTEAGGRVFEYAERILDLYGEMDNAVREMTGEVSGVLIVGASTTIAEYMVPNMLGRFHEKHPSVTIRLKVGNTDSVVSMIENNVIDLGIVEAPVSNKKLQLDLCREDELVLIVPPDHPLSSKESIKIEQLKEYPYIWREEGSGTREVIHDYLTGAGVNPSDLNVIMELGSPEAIKGAVESGIGITIISKASIQKELQLGTVKMIHLDPHMIRPFSFVHQKQKFRLRAMDELLEFAKEYCDAYKVDELS from the coding sequence ATGGCAGATCGTAGATTACAAGTTTTTCACACTGTGGCTCGCATGCTCAGCTTCACAAAAGCTGCAGAGTCACTACACATGACGCAACCAGCGGTCACTTTTCAGGTGAGACAGCTGGAAGACTATTTTAATACCCGTCTGTTTGATCGTACCCATAATCGAATAACTCTTACAGAGGCTGGCGGTAGAGTCTTTGAGTACGCAGAGAGAATTTTGGACCTCTATGGTGAGATGGACAATGCAGTACGTGAGATGACCGGAGAGGTAAGTGGTGTATTGATTGTGGGGGCGAGCACCACTATTGCCGAGTATATGGTACCTAACATGTTGGGAAGATTTCATGAGAAGCACCCGTCGGTTACGATTCGTCTGAAGGTTGGAAATACTGATAGTGTGGTCTCCATGATTGAGAACAATGTAATTGACCTGGGAATTGTAGAGGCCCCGGTATCCAATAAGAAGCTACAGCTTGACCTCTGTCGTGAGGATGAGCTGGTGTTGATTGTTCCTCCTGATCATCCGCTGTCCAGTAAAGAGTCTATAAAGATAGAGCAGCTTAAGGAGTACCCATATATATGGCGAGAGGAGGGTTCTGGAACACGAGAGGTGATTCATGACTATCTGACAGGGGCTGGAGTTAATCCATCTGATCTCAATGTCATTATGGAGCTTGGTAGTCCAGAGGCGATCAAGGGTGCTGTTGAGTCGGGAATCGGAATTACCATTATCTCCAAGGCATCAATACAGAAGGAGTTGCAGTTGGGTACAGTCAAGATGATTCACCTTGATCCTCATATGATTCGCCCATTCTCCTTTGTGCATCAGAAGCAGAAGTTCAGACTTCGAGCTATGGATGAGCTACTGGAATTTGCCAAAGAGTATTGTGATGCATACAAGGTAGACGAATTGAGTTAA